A stretch of the Orcinus orca chromosome 1, mOrcOrc1.1, whole genome shotgun sequence genome encodes the following:
- the TYW3 gene encoding tRNA wybutosine-synthesizing protein 3 homolog isoform X2 has protein sequence MDRSAEFRRWKAQCLSKADLSRKGSVDEDVVELVQLLNGREQFFTTSSCAGRIILLDRGINGSEVQKQNCCWLLVTHKPCVKDDVIVALKKANGDAILKFEPLVLHVQCRQLQDAQILAVRSTHGLEVPLTHKGKLMVTEEYINFLIKIANQKMEENKKRIERFYNCLQHALEKETISMTSYPKEKIKEKNNSSYTHKKKRNPEKACGKYITEENNKELENDDHDDPGISATIFPEDY, from the exons ATGGATCGTAGCGCAGAGTTCAGAAGATGGAAGGCGCAGTGTCTGAGCAAAGCGGACCTCAGCCGGAAAGGCAGTGTGGACGAGGATGTGGTAGAGCTTGTGCAGCTCCTAAATGGGCGAGAACAGTTTTTCACCACCAGTTCCTGCGCTGGCCGCATCATCCTCCTAGACCGG GGTATAAATGGTTCTGAGGTTCAGAAACAAAACTGTTGCTGGCTACTGGTCACACACAAACCCTGTGTGAAAGATGATGTG ATTGTAGCCCTAAAGAAAGCGAATGGCGATGCCATTTTGAAATTTGAACCACTTGTTCTTCATGTGCAGTGTCGACAGTTGCAGGATGCACAGATTCTG GCTGTCCGGAGCACACATGGCTTAGAAGTTCCATTAACCCATAAAGGAAAACTGATGGTGACAGAGGAATATATCAACTTCCTGATAAAGATAGCAAATCaaaaaatggaggaaaacaaGAAGAGAATTGAAAG GTTTTACAACTGCCTACAACATGCTTTGGAAAAAGAAACTATTTCTATGACCTCATAtcccaaagagaaaatcaaagagaaaaataactcatCATAtactcacaagaaaaaaagaaacccagaaaaAGCATGTGGCAAATATAttactgaagaaaataataaagaacttGAAAATGATGATCATGATGATCCAGGAATCAGTGCTACTATCTTCCCTGAAGATTACTGA
- the TYW3 gene encoding tRNA wybutosine-synthesizing protein 3 homolog isoform X1 — MDRSAEFRRWKAQCLSKADLSRKGSVDEDVVELVQLLNGREQFFTTSSCAGRIILLDRGINGSEVQKQNCCWLLVTHKPCVKDDVIVALKKANGDAILKFEPLVLHVQCRQLQDAQILHSVAIDSGFRNSGITVGKRGKTMLAVRSTHGLEVPLTHKGKLMVTEEYINFLIKIANQKMEENKKRIERFYNCLQHALEKETISMTSYPKEKIKEKNNSSYTHKKKRNPEKACGKYITEENNKELENDDHDDPGISATIFPEDY, encoded by the exons ATGGATCGTAGCGCAGAGTTCAGAAGATGGAAGGCGCAGTGTCTGAGCAAAGCGGACCTCAGCCGGAAAGGCAGTGTGGACGAGGATGTGGTAGAGCTTGTGCAGCTCCTAAATGGGCGAGAACAGTTTTTCACCACCAGTTCCTGCGCTGGCCGCATCATCCTCCTAGACCGG GGTATAAATGGTTCTGAGGTTCAGAAACAAAACTGTTGCTGGCTACTGGTCACACACAAACCCTGTGTGAAAGATGATGTG ATTGTAGCCCTAAAGAAAGCGAATGGCGATGCCATTTTGAAATTTGAACCACTTGTTCTTCATGTGCAGTGTCGACAGTTGCAGGATGCACAGATTCTG catTCAGTGGCAATAGATTCTGGTTTCAGGAACTCCGGCATAACAgtgggaaagagaggaaagactATGTTG GCTGTCCGGAGCACACATGGCTTAGAAGTTCCATTAACCCATAAAGGAAAACTGATGGTGACAGAGGAATATATCAACTTCCTGATAAAGATAGCAAATCaaaaaatggaggaaaacaaGAAGAGAATTGAAAG GTTTTACAACTGCCTACAACATGCTTTGGAAAAAGAAACTATTTCTATGACCTCATAtcccaaagagaaaatcaaagagaaaaataactcatCATAtactcacaagaaaaaaagaaacccagaaaaAGCATGTGGCAAATATAttactgaagaaaataataaagaacttGAAAATGATGATCATGATGATCCAGGAATCAGTGCTACTATCTTCCCTGAAGATTACTGA